One region of Acidobacteriota bacterium genomic DNA includes:
- a CDS encoding ketohydroxyglutarate aldolase, whose product MKEDVIEMSNSCDQIDVVIVINDEHRELLAQVVEDLQSAGLTVERVMESIGTIAGSVEMKDFSALSQVKGIAHVEPARECELLPPSENA is encoded by the coding sequence ATGAAAGAGGACGTGATTGAGATGTCAAATTCCTGTGACCAGATAGATGTGGTGATTGTGATCAATGACGAACACCGTGAGTTGCTGGCTCAGGTTGTCGAGGATTTGCAATCTGCTGGACTCACGGTCGAACGAGTGATGGAAAGTATTGGCACCATTGCCGGTTCGGTTGAGATGAAAGATTTTTCGGCACTCAGCCAGGTGAAAGGCATCGCCCACGTTGAGCCAGCCCGGGAATGCGAGTTGTTGCCACCGAGTGAAAACGCCTGA
- a CDS encoding S8 family serine peptidase → MQKHSLMSDAEVFGDLPVTGRYFLVFPLDLQATGTRFLATNAGLKVARTDDFESAALRVEELGDAEALVYHNLGVALVSVDPDQLQWLSTVQPLDFLEFRPELERTISLINPIEMQFDPDTLTRSEVLAPETWGLRVTRAVQSTKSGQQVRVAILDSGFDMTHPDFTNRNIAGNAHSFVPGQTVQDRIGHGTHCTGTACGPLHPGRHPRYGIAHNAEIYIGKIIDDAGKGTDCWLLAGINWAIENRCQIVSMSVGTLIKKEASFSPIFETAASRALQAGTLLIAAAGNDSRRSSDIFNPVTHPANCPSIMAVASVDPQLRVALNSNQELNPDGGQVDIAAPGVSIHSSWLEPDRYLSRNGTSMATPHVAGIAALHLEANPNIVGLGLWARLMQTAQRLPLLSKDVGSGLVQAP, encoded by the coding sequence ATGCAAAAACACAGCCTGATGAGTGACGCTGAAGTTTTTGGTGATTTACCAGTCACCGGACGATACTTCCTGGTATTTCCTCTCGATTTGCAGGCCACCGGAACCCGGTTTCTCGCGACAAATGCCGGGTTGAAGGTGGCGCGCACCGATGATTTTGAGTCGGCTGCGCTTCGGGTGGAGGAACTCGGTGATGCTGAGGCTCTGGTCTATCACAACCTTGGAGTGGCGTTGGTTTCTGTGGATCCAGATCAACTCCAGTGGTTGAGCACTGTCCAACCGCTGGACTTCCTAGAGTTTCGCCCAGAGTTGGAACGAACTATTTCATTGATCAATCCCATTGAGATGCAATTTGACCCAGACACATTGACCAGATCTGAAGTGCTGGCGCCAGAAACCTGGGGGCTCCGGGTTACCCGGGCCGTTCAGTCCACGAAAAGCGGTCAACAGGTCAGAGTTGCGATTCTGGACAGTGGTTTTGATATGACTCATCCTGACTTTACGAATCGAAACATCGCGGGAAACGCCCATTCATTTGTTCCAGGTCAGACGGTTCAGGACCGGATTGGGCATGGAACACATTGCACTGGAACAGCCTGTGGCCCGTTGCATCCAGGCCGGCATCCACGGTATGGGATTGCCCACAATGCCGAAATCTACATTGGCAAGATCATTGATGATGCCGGCAAGGGGACAGACTGCTGGTTGCTGGCTGGCATCAACTGGGCGATTGAAAACCGATGCCAGATTGTCTCAATGTCGGTTGGGACACTCATCAAAAAAGAAGCGTCTTTTTCACCAATATTTGAAACGGCGGCGAGTCGTGCCCTGCAAGCTGGCACGCTGCTGATTGCTGCGGCTGGAAATGACAGTCGTCGGTCATCTGATATTTTCAATCCGGTGACCCATCCGGCCAATTGTCCTTCAATTATGGCGGTTGCTTCAGTGGACCCACAGTTACGGGTTGCCCTCAATTCAAATCAGGAGTTGAATCCAGATGGAGGACAGGTTGATATTGCCGCGCCCGGAGTGTCCATTCATTCAAGCTGGTTAGAACCAGATCGGTACCTGTCTCGCAACGGCACCAGTATGGCCACACCGCACGTCGCCGGAATTGCCGCTCTCCATCTCGAAGCCAATCCGAATATTGTTGGGTTGGGGTTGTGGGCGCGGTTAATGCAAACGGCTCAGCGACTTCCACTGTTATCAAAAGATGTTGGGAGTGGACTGGTGCAGGCTCCATGA
- a CDS encoding sigma-70 family RNA polymerase sigma factor, protein MTAASPTHLTELLVDWGNGNQQALNQLMVLVYDELHRLAHSYLRQERPDHTLQTTALINEAYVRLVGWEKVNLKNRAHFLVLASQVMRHILVDYARIQSANKRFRKDMKLSLEEAAFVAVDWAPEFIALDDALTHLAKLSPQQGQIVELRFFGGLTIEEIAEAINISPRTVKREWSMARAWLLNELSHDA, encoded by the coding sequence ATGACAGCCGCATCGCCGACACATCTCACGGAACTTTTGGTGGATTGGGGAAATGGGAATCAGCAGGCCCTCAATCAACTTATGGTCCTGGTTTATGATGAACTTCATCGTCTGGCACACAGCTACTTGCGTCAGGAACGCCCTGACCACACCTTGCAAACCACAGCGCTGATCAATGAAGCCTACGTGCGGCTCGTCGGCTGGGAAAAAGTCAATTTGAAAAATCGGGCTCATTTCCTGGTTCTCGCCTCCCAGGTCATGCGTCACATCCTGGTTGACTATGCGCGGATCCAGTCGGCCAATAAACGATTTCGAAAGGATATGAAACTCTCACTGGAAGAAGCCGCCTTTGTGGCCGTGGATTGGGCACCGGAATTTATTGCGCTCGATGATGCGCTCACCCACCTCGCCAAACTTTCCCCACAACAAGGCCAGATTGTTGAATTGCGCTTTTTTGGCGGTCTCACGATTGAAGAAATCGCCGAAGCCATCAACATTTCACCGCGAACCGTCAAACGGGAGTGGAGCATGGCCCGAGCCTGGCTGTTGAATGAATTGAGCCATGACGCCTGA